Proteins found in one Salvia splendens isolate huo1 chromosome 10, SspV2, whole genome shotgun sequence genomic segment:
- the LOC121750525 gene encoding protein DETOXIFICATION 49-like, whose translation MCQQSTNTKCNSPSKSPQEPDILTSLIPKPQQQQQPTAEKAVKEAFSLGRIAFPMILTGLLLYSRSMISMLFLGRLSDLALAGGSLAVGFANITGYSILSGLAVGMEPICGQAFGAKKYTLLGLALQRTVLLLLLVSLPISLLWLNMDRILLLFGQDPAIAAQAQTYLLYSIPDLFAQSLLHPLRIYLRSQSITLPLTLCAAASILLHVPINYLLVTKLGLGIQGVALGSIWTNFNVVVLLMIYLIISQRCAQTWGGFTRECLTGWKSLLNLAIPSCISVCLEWWWYEIMILLCGLLLSPKATVASMGILIQTTSLIYIFPSSLSFSVSTRVGNEVGARRPGRAKFAALTGLSLSFLMGFSALFFAVAVRKVWARMFTDDEEIIALTSLVLPIIGLCELGNCPQTTGCGVLRGTARPKVGANINLGCFYLVGMPVAVGLAFYCKMDFEGLWIGLLAAQASCMITMMVVLLRTDWEFEARRAEELTGEYDDQQSDHHHKLITENQQDCLC comes from the coding sequence ATGTGCCAACAAAGCACCAACACGAAATGCAACTCTCCATCAAAATCACCCCAAGAACCCGACATCTTGACCAGCTTGATCCCCAAACCCCAGCAGCAGCAACAGCCGACCGCGGAGAAGGCCGTCAAGGAGGCCTTCTCCCTCGGCCGCATCGCCTTCCCCATGATCCTCACGGGCCTCCTCCTCTACTCCCGCTCCATGATCTCAATGCTCTTCCTAGGCCGCCTCAGTGACCTCGCCCTCGCCGGCGGCTCCCTCGCCGTAGGCTTCGCCAACATCACCGGCTACTCCATCCTCTCCGGCCTCGCTGTCGGCATGGAGCCCATCTGCGGCCAGGCCTTCGGCGCCAAGAAATACACCCTCCTCGGCCTCGCCCTCCAGCGCAccgtcctcctcctcctcctcgtctcCCTCCCCATTTCCCTCCTCTGGCTCAACATGGACCgcatcctcctcctcttcggCCAAGACCCCGCCATCGCAGCCCAAGCCCAGACCTACCTCCTCTACTCCATACCCGATTTATTCGCTCAATCACTCCTCCACCCTCTCCGGATTTATCTCCGGAGCCAGTCAATAACCCTGCCGCTGACGTTATGCGCCGCGGCATCCATCCTCCTCCACGTCCCAATCAACTACCTTTTAGTCACCAAGCTCGGACTTGGCATCCAGGGAGTCGCGCTGGGCTCCATCTGGACTAACTTCAACGTTGTCGTTTTGCTCATGATATATTTAATCATCTCCCAGAGGTGCGCCCAGACATGGGGCGGCTTCACCAGGGAATGCCTCACCGGATGGAAATCCCTCCTCAACCTCGCCATTCCGAGCTGCATTTCCGTCTGCTTGGAATGGTGGTGGTACGAGATCATGATCCTCCTCTGCGGCCTTCTCCTCAGCCCGAAAGCCACCGTCGCATCAATGGGAATCCTCATCCAAACCACTTCATTAATCTACATATTCCCTTCCTCCCTCAGCTTCAGCGTCTCGACAAGAGTCGGGAACGAGGTCGGGGCACGGAGGCCGGGCCGGGCCAAATTCGCGGCGCTCACCGGGCTCTCCCTTAGCTTCTTAATGGGCTTCTCGGCCCTCTTCTTCGCGGTGGCTGTGAGGAAGGTGTGGGCCCGTATGTTCACCGACGACGAGGAGATTATCGCGCTGACGTCACTCGTGCTCCCGATAATCGGGCTGTGCGAGCTGGGAAACTGCCCGCAGACGACGGGGTGCGGGGTGCTGAGGGGCACGGCCCGGCCCAAGGTGGGGGCGAATATCAACTTGGGATGCTTCTATCTGGTGGGGATGCCGGTGGCGGTCGGCCTGGCTTTCTACTGCAAAATGGACTTTGAGGGCCTGTGGATCGGGCTTCTCGCGGCCCAGGCTTCGTGTATGATCACAATGATGGTGGTGCTGCTGAGAACGGATTGGGAATTCGAGGCCCGGAGAGCGGAGGAACTCACCGGAGAATATGACGATCAACAATCTGATCATCATCATAAGCTGATAACAGAAAACCAACAAGATTGTCtctgttga